One stretch of Actinacidiphila sp. DG2A-62 DNA includes these proteins:
- a CDS encoding carbohydrate ABC transporter permease, whose translation MSAAGSISDAGADARGGARGDADPRKGPAAAGSRKESLGARLAAGVSGGVLRLFLLVVALFWLLPTLGLLLSSLRSPSDISSSGWWKVFTSPSQLTVTNYRTLLDNHAVTDSLWNTALITVPATLLVVVIGSLAGYAFAWMDFRGRDWWFLAVVALLVVPVQVALVPVAKLFGDIGIFGDISGVVLFHTAFGLPFAIFLLRNFFAEIPRELLEAARLDGAGELRLFLRVVMPLGGPAIASLGIFQFLWVWNDMLVALIFANSDSQPITVELQQQVRQFGNNIDILAPGAFISMVVPLVVFFAFQRQFVSGVMAGAVK comes from the coding sequence ATGAGCGCGGCGGGCTCGATATCGGACGCGGGCGCGGACGCCCGCGGAGGCGCCCGCGGGGACGCGGACCCGCGGAAGGGACCGGCGGCTGCGGGCAGCCGCAAGGAGAGCCTGGGCGCGCGGCTCGCGGCGGGGGTCAGCGGCGGTGTGCTGCGGCTGTTCCTGCTGGTGGTGGCGCTGTTCTGGCTGCTGCCCACGCTGGGGCTGCTGCTGTCCAGCCTGCGCTCGCCGAGCGACATCTCCAGCAGCGGCTGGTGGAAGGTCTTCACCTCGCCGTCCCAGCTCACCGTCACCAACTACCGCACGCTGCTGGACAACCACGCGGTCACCGACTCGCTGTGGAACACCGCGCTGATCACGGTCCCGGCGACGCTGCTGGTGGTGGTGATCGGCTCGCTGGCCGGCTACGCCTTCGCGTGGATGGACTTCCGCGGCCGGGACTGGTGGTTCCTCGCGGTGGTGGCGCTGCTGGTGGTGCCGGTGCAGGTGGCGCTGGTGCCGGTGGCCAAGCTGTTCGGCGACATCGGCATCTTCGGCGACATCTCGGGCGTGGTGCTCTTCCACACCGCCTTCGGGCTGCCGTTCGCGATCTTCCTGCTGCGCAACTTCTTCGCGGAGATCCCGCGGGAGCTGCTGGAGGCCGCGCGGCTGGACGGCGCGGGCGAGCTGCGGCTGTTCCTTCGGGTGGTCATGCCGCTGGGCGGCCCGGCGATCGCGTCGCTGGGCATCTTCCAGTTCCTGTGGGTGTGGAACGACATGCTGGTCGCGCTGATCTTCGCCAACAGCGACTCGCAGCCGATCACCGTGGAGCTCCAGCAGCAGGTCCGGCAGTTCGGCAACAACATCGACATCCTCGCGCCCGGCGCGTTCATCTCGATGGTGGTGCCGCTGGTGGTCTTCTTCGCCTTCCAGCGGCAGTTCGTGTCGGGGGTGATGGCGGGCGCGGTGAAGTAG
- a CDS encoding carbohydrate ABC transporter permease: MADASLPGAGGGAAGAAPLAPGPAQGPGARPRRSIVGTRPWVAAVFLLPALVLLGALVAYPIGYTVWRSLYDADGSGFVGLGNFHTVFSDHDILIAVRNNAIWVLVAPTVATALGLVFAVLTERVSWGTAFKLVVFMPMAISMLAAGIIFRLVYDQDPKEGVANAVVVAVHDTFTGGSAYPGARPRPNGDLKPTAGGSYTSASTARVGTPDDLPLIGIPQNKLPAGARQAKPAATAPDAVTGTVWLDFKPGGGGRVGAIDSGEKALSGVKVQAVRDGTVIASATSGKDGTYKLPAKAAGAQLRLPSSNFSGKYNGINWLGPDLVTPAIIASYVWMWAGFAMVLIAAGLAGVPRELLEQARVDGAGEWQVFRRITVPLLAPVLVVVMVTLMINVLKIFDLVYIIAPSATQQNANVLALQLYLSSFGGGNDEGVGSAIGVILLLLVLPVMIFNIRRLRREGRR, from the coding sequence ATGGCTGACGCCTCGCTCCCCGGGGCGGGGGGCGGCGCGGCCGGCGCCGCCCCGCTCGCGCCGGGTCCCGCGCAGGGGCCCGGCGCACGCCCCCGGCGCAGCATCGTCGGCACCCGGCCCTGGGTCGCCGCGGTCTTCCTGCTGCCGGCGCTGGTCCTGCTGGGCGCCCTGGTGGCGTATCCGATCGGGTACACCGTCTGGCGCAGCCTGTACGACGCCGACGGCAGCGGCTTCGTCGGGCTGGGGAACTTCCACACCGTCTTCAGCGACCACGACATCCTGATCGCGGTCCGCAACAACGCCATCTGGGTGCTGGTCGCGCCGACCGTGGCGACCGCGCTGGGGCTGGTCTTCGCGGTGCTCACCGAGCGGGTGAGCTGGGGGACGGCGTTCAAGCTGGTCGTCTTCATGCCGATGGCGATCTCGATGCTGGCCGCGGGCATCATCTTCCGGCTGGTGTACGACCAGGACCCGAAGGAGGGGGTCGCCAACGCGGTGGTGGTGGCGGTGCACGACACGTTCACCGGCGGCTCCGCCTACCCGGGGGCCCGCCCGCGGCCGAACGGCGACCTGAAGCCGACCGCCGGCGGCTCGTACACCTCGGCGTCCACCGCGCGCGTCGGCACGCCCGACGACCTGCCGCTGATCGGCATCCCGCAGAACAAGCTGCCGGCCGGCGCGCGGCAGGCGAAGCCGGCCGCGACCGCCCCGGACGCGGTGACCGGCACGGTCTGGCTGGACTTCAAGCCGGGCGGCGGCGGCCGGGTCGGGGCGATCGATTCGGGCGAGAAGGCGCTGTCCGGGGTGAAGGTGCAGGCGGTCAGGGACGGCACGGTGATCGCCTCGGCCACCTCGGGCAAGGACGGCACGTACAAGCTGCCCGCGAAGGCGGCGGGCGCGCAGCTGCGGCTGCCGTCGTCGAACTTCTCCGGCAAGTACAACGGCATCAACTGGCTGGGGCCGGACCTGGTGACCCCGGCGATCATCGCCTCGTACGTGTGGATGTGGGCGGGCTTCGCGATGGTGCTCATCGCGGCGGGCCTGGCCGGGGTGCCGCGCGAGCTGCTGGAGCAGGCGCGGGTGGACGGCGCCGGCGAGTGGCAGGTCTTCCGCCGGATCACCGTGCCGCTGCTGGCGCCGGTGCTGGTGGTGGTCATGGTCACGCTGATGATCAACGTGCTGAAGATCTTCGACCTCGTCTACATCATCGCGCCCAGCGCCACCCAGCAGAACGCGAACGTGCTGGCGCTGCAGCTGTACCTGTCGTCCTTCGGCGGCGGCAACGACGAGGGCGTGGGCAGCGCGATCGGCGTGATCCTGCTGCTGCTGGTGCTGCCGGTGATGATCTTCAACATCCGGCGGCTGCGCAGGGAGGGGCGGCGATGA